A genomic segment from Meiothermus sp. Pnk-1 encodes:
- a CDS encoding phage minor head protein has translation MWMVESIAVDPEAALEFFRSRLPVTDPEFRALSDAARRRAFFVAGLARLDLVQEVMNALDAALAEGETFERFRERLSQQVARAWGGQSPHRLRTIFDTNLQMAYGAGRWRAANELRDSRPYWGLEVVLDGRTSSICRNLAGVVRPADDPFWTNHIPPLHFRCRTALVTYSAEQARGRVSQTVPDQPPLEGFGRPPDVEGWRPRASDYDPELWAAFQYEQDRMGSMRAEQIRLGEQFLAGRSVLSSADTNAVYRALAQAGLSEYLRKRPLAVLDIQPLPGQGENVLLGYYLEDEQHLVLNSARPAQTINQDFRPARLKTFSATGETLVEALRRTLIHEIGHHLLVDLKGREGFIALVQEAYRSGSAISLRARRDWEEYFCECFAAHTFAARTLFAFDPTGHAMIEKARKELGLP, from the coding sequence ATGTGGATGGTTGAGAGCATCGCGGTTGACCCGGAGGCGGCCCTCGAGTTCTTCCGCTCGAGGCTCCCCGTCACCGACCCCGAGTTCCGTGCCCTGAGCGACGCCGCCCGCCGGCGGGCGTTCTTCGTAGCCGGCTTGGCCCGGCTCGACCTGGTGCAGGAGGTCATGAACGCGCTGGACGCCGCTCTGGCGGAGGGGGAAACCTTCGAGAGGTTCCGGGAGAGGCTGAGTCAGCAGGTAGCCCGGGCCTGGGGAGGGCAGAGCCCCCACCGCCTGCGGACCATCTTCGATACCAACCTGCAGATGGCCTACGGGGCCGGGCGCTGGCGGGCGGCCAACGAGCTGCGGGACTCCCGGCCATACTGGGGCCTCGAGGTGGTTCTCGATGGCCGCACCTCCAGCATCTGCCGCAACCTCGCCGGGGTGGTGCGCCCGGCGGATGATCCATTCTGGACTAACCATATTCCGCCCCTGCACTTCCGCTGCCGCACGGCGTTGGTGACCTACTCGGCGGAGCAAGCACGAGGACGCGTCAGCCAGACCGTGCCCGACCAGCCCCCGCTCGAGGGCTTCGGCAGGCCTCCGGATGTGGAAGGATGGCGACCCAGAGCATCGGACTACGATCCTGAGCTATGGGCGGCCTTTCAGTATGAGCAGGATAGGATGGGCTCCATGCGGGCCGAGCAAATTCGCTTAGGGGAACAGTTTTTGGCCGGCAGAAGCGTTCTCTCAAGCGCGGACACCAACGCAGTTTACCGGGCTCTGGCCCAAGCTGGACTCAGCGAGTATCTGCGCAAGCGACCCCTGGCAGTCCTTGACATTCAACCTCTACCCGGCCAGGGGGAAAACGTGCTTCTGGGGTATTACCTGGAGGACGAGCAGCACCTGGTGCTCAATAGCGCACGCCCCGCACAAACGATCAATCAGGACTTCCGTCCGGCCCGCCTCAAGACCTTCTCAGCGACCGGAGAAACTTTGGTGGAGGCCCTGCGCCGTACCCTGATTCACGAGATCGGCCACCACCTGCTCGTGGACCTCAAGGGTCGGGAGGGCTTCATCGCCCTGGTCCAGGAGGCGTATCGGAGTGGATCAGCGATCAGCCTGCGGGCACGGCGTGACTGGGAAGAATACTTCTGTGAGTGCTTCGCAGCGCACACTTTTGCCGCTCGTACGCTGTTTGCCTTCGACCCGACCGGGCATGCTATGATTGAGAAGGCTCGGAAGGAGCTTGGTTTGCCATGA
- a CDS encoding DUF935 family protein, whose product MPILDQYGNPISSSPPTNKTPSPVLGLDSRWRSYPLRGLTPQRLAQILREADDGYLETQAELFEEMEERDGTLLKLMQDRRLASIGLEWRVEPKDSSSEARRYADAFREVWTDMPWRGLMLDLLDALGQGVSMVGLVWERVDGLWQPTQFQHIGAKHLIYDFNLRRFKIRTQEEPTGMLPQYGQVIEHRYRARAGSPTRAGLMRTTAWWYLFKHYELKDWLTYGELYGQPYRLGKYDPATGKDERDALEAAVRNLGTDAAGVISKDTEIEIIETAQRGGPEVYEKLIELANREMTLAVLGQTLTSSEGQHGTQALGQVHLKTRMDLLEADTLALGETLREQLAKPFIAFNFGIERIKLAPVIQGILEEEKDQKQRAETLDLLQQMGVPIPESYVQREFGLPAPQANERILIRPGAQRPTPLEATRVSLESARPSRGVLNGQQYVFELLGQALNLGSEAMKDPLDLLLEQVRQADGYDDLRRRLIRLFPQLDVSQLSRLLEVGVTLAELAGMLAQREDADVDG is encoded by the coding sequence ATGCCAATCCTCGACCAGTACGGCAACCCCATCAGTTCCAGCCCCCCTACCAACAAGACCCCCTCGCCGGTCTTGGGACTGGACTCGAGGTGGCGCAGCTACCCGCTGCGGGGCCTGACCCCGCAGCGCCTGGCCCAGATCCTACGCGAGGCCGACGACGGCTACCTCGAGACCCAAGCTGAACTTTTTGAGGAGATGGAGGAACGCGACGGCACCCTGCTCAAACTCATGCAGGATCGCCGGCTGGCCAGCATCGGCCTCGAGTGGCGCGTCGAGCCCAAGGACAGTAGCAGCGAGGCCAGGCGCTACGCGGACGCCTTCCGCGAGGTGTGGACCGACATGCCCTGGCGCGGGCTAATGCTGGACCTGCTGGATGCCCTGGGGCAGGGCGTGAGCATGGTGGGGTTGGTCTGGGAGCGCGTAGACGGGCTGTGGCAGCCCACGCAGTTCCAGCACATTGGGGCTAAGCATCTCATCTACGACTTCAACCTCAGGCGCTTTAAGATCCGCACTCAGGAAGAGCCCACGGGCATGCTGCCGCAGTACGGTCAGGTGATCGAGCACCGCTACCGGGCCCGGGCGGGCTCCCCCACGCGGGCCGGATTGATGCGTACCACCGCCTGGTGGTACCTCTTCAAGCACTACGAGCTCAAAGACTGGTTGACCTACGGCGAGCTGTACGGACAGCCCTATCGACTGGGCAAGTATGACCCGGCGACCGGGAAGGACGAGCGGGATGCCCTGGAGGCCGCCGTGCGCAACCTCGGCACCGACGCTGCCGGAGTGATCAGCAAGGATACCGAGATTGAGATCATCGAGACTGCGCAAAGGGGTGGCCCAGAGGTCTATGAAAAGCTGATCGAGCTGGCCAACCGCGAGATGACCCTGGCCGTGTTGGGACAGACCCTCACCTCGAGCGAAGGCCAGCACGGCACCCAGGCCCTCGGACAGGTGCATCTCAAGACCCGCATGGACCTGCTGGAAGCCGATACGCTGGCCCTCGGCGAAACCCTGCGGGAACAGCTCGCCAAACCCTTTATCGCCTTCAATTTTGGCATCGAGAGAATAAAGCTGGCCCCGGTGATTCAGGGCATCCTCGAGGAGGAGAAAGACCAGAAGCAGCGCGCGGAGACACTAGACCTCCTTCAGCAGATGGGCGTACCCATCCCCGAGAGCTATGTGCAGCGGGAGTTCGGCCTGCCCGCACCGCAGGCCAACGAGCGTATCCTGATCCGGCCCGGCGCCCAGCGCCCGACCCCCCTCGAGGCTACCCGCGTGAGCCTGGAATCCGCACGACCTAGCCGTGGAGTGCTCAACGGACAGCAGTACGTCTTCGAGCTCCTAGGTCAGGCGCTCAACCTTGGCAGCGAGGCCATGAAGGACCCGCTGGACCTCCTGCTCGAACAGGTGCGCCAGGCCGACGGATACGACGACCTCAGGCGGCGCCTCATCCGGCTGTTCCCCCAGCTCGACGTCTCCCAGCTCAGCCGTCTGCTGGAGGTGGGCGTGACCCTGGCCGAACTGGCGGGGATGCTAGCCCAGCGAGAAGACGCCGATGTGGATGGTTGA